The nucleotide sequence AAGGGGTGGATGCGCGCCTAAACGTTCGAGTGAAAGGACTTTGGGCCCTTCCACTCACACAATCACACGCAGTGCACGGCGAACGCCTGTGAACGTCACGCTCGTACGCAGTCCCAGGTGGTCTCCGTCCATCTGCAGGGGGAGGGGGACCTTCGAATGCAAGGTGAAGTCGGTCAGGTCGTGCAGAGACACCGCATGCTTGCCGCGCGGCCCTCGTTCCGGGGTCGAGGTGAGCAGCTGAGTGGCGTACCGGGCCACCGCCGGAGTGGAAAGACGGCGCAGTCCGAGCACGTCGAGCGCCGTTTCGAAGGACGCCTCCGGGGACGCGTACACCGGACGATTGCCCAGGTAGGTCCAGGGGGAGGTGTTGCAGATTATGGAGAGCACCAGGTCCTCGACCGGCTCCGCGCCGGGCCGCTCCAGGGTGATCGTGCCGTGCCGGCGGTTCGGCTCCTCCAGGAACTGCCGCACCACCTGGCGGAGGTAGAGGGCGTGGGTGGATCTCTTCCCGCGCTCCCGCTGCTGTTCGACCCGGCCGATG is from Streptomyces venezuelae ATCC 10712 and encodes:
- a CDS encoding diacylglycerol/lipid kinase family protein; the protein is MRALLVVNPAATTTSARTRDVLIHALASEMKLEAVTTEYRGHARDLARRAADSGTIDLVVALGGDGTVNEVVNGLLHGGPDPDRLPGLAVVPGGSTNVFARALGLPNDAVEATGALLDALRERRARTVSLGLASGTPGTEDESVPARWFTFCAGLGFDASVIGRVEQQRERGKRSTHALYLRQVVRQFLEEPNRRHGTITLERPGAEPVEDLVLSIICNTSPWTYLGNRPVYASPEASFETALDVLGLRRLSTPAVARYATQLLTSTPERGPRGKHAVSLHDLTDFTLHSKVPLPLQMDGDHLGLRTSVTFTGVRRALRVIV